A genomic window from Candidatus Dormiibacterota bacterium includes:
- a CDS encoding ABC transporter permease, with protein sequence MSRCWAFFVRDIRLTIAYPLNFAMQWVSIVIAVFSTWCISKLVPNSMALGLHSRGSYFEYAVVNLAFFSVMQTSMQSVERAIRNDQVLGTLEAILTSVTSGATLIFSSMAWPLVFTVLQVAWYLLLGTLLFGLNIGHANVSVALVCLALIVTSTLPLGILSAAATLRYKQIGPANFFVGGASSLLSGVLFPTTLLPKPLQWVSWLLPITHGLQAVRAALAGATLGSVRFDIVWLALASAILIPLSLLVFVRALERERRNGSLAHY encoded by the coding sequence ATGAGCCGATGTTGGGCTTTTTTCGTCCGCGATATCCGCCTGACGATCGCTTATCCGCTCAACTTCGCGATGCAATGGGTGAGCATCGTCATCGCGGTGTTCAGCACGTGGTGCATCTCAAAATTGGTCCCGAACTCGATGGCGCTCGGGCTCCACAGCCGTGGCTCGTACTTTGAATACGCGGTGGTGAACCTCGCGTTCTTCTCCGTGATGCAGACGTCGATGCAGAGTGTCGAGCGAGCGATCCGTAACGATCAAGTGCTGGGGACGCTCGAAGCGATCCTCACCTCCGTGACGAGCGGCGCGACGTTGATCTTCTCATCGATGGCGTGGCCGCTCGTCTTTACGGTCCTTCAAGTTGCGTGGTATCTGCTGCTGGGGACCTTGCTTTTTGGGCTCAATATTGGGCATGCGAACGTTTCCGTTGCGCTCGTATGCTTGGCGTTGATCGTTACGTCGACGTTACCTTTGGGCATTCTCAGCGCGGCGGCGACGCTGCGTTACAAGCAGATAGGCCCGGCTAATTTCTTCGTCGGTGGGGCATCGTCGCTGCTCAGCGGCGTGCTCTTCCCAACGACGCTCCTTCCAAAGCCGCTGCAGTGGGTTTCGTGGCTGCTCCCCATCACCCACGGGCTCCAAGCCGTGCGAGCGGCCCTGGCCGGTGCCACCTTGGGAAGCGTGCGTTTCGATATCGTGTGGCTGGCATTGGCAAGTGCGATATTGATTCCACTTTCACTCCTCGTGTTCGTACGCGCGCTCGAGCGCGAGCGGCGGAACGGGTCGTTAGCGCACTACTAA
- a CDS encoding PqqD family protein has protein sequence MTGPQAVSTLDVRDVRDETVVHDTGSQRIHVLNRSAAAVLRLCDGRHSEEAIARELVNGDAALLLRARNDVVRILGTFASLQLIEP, from the coding sequence ATGACCGGTCCACAAGCGGTATCGACGCTCGACGTGCGCGACGTGCGGGATGAAACCGTCGTGCACGATACCGGATCCCAGCGAATTCACGTTCTCAATCGGAGCGCCGCCGCCGTCTTGCGGCTCTGCGATGGCCGGCATTCGGAGGAAGCGATCGCACGCGAGCTCGTCAACGGAGACGCCGCGCTTCTGCTGCGAGCTCGGAACGACGTGGTGCGGATCCTGGGTACGTTTGCTTCGCTACAGCTGATCGAGCCTTAA